A portion of the Marinilabiliales bacterium genome contains these proteins:
- a CDS encoding beta-glucosidase, giving the protein MFKPGVNDIIIKAAFLFALILTGCGDTLRTGALTDEALLDKVQEQTLRYFTDFAHPESGMAVERSDERHYSNDVVTTGGTGFGIMAVIAGVERGFVSREDALEQLTRIVGFLERSERYHGAWSHWYYGSTGKTRPFSEKDNGGDIVETAFLLQGLLTAREYFDGNSPGEITLRETITRLWHDVNWQWYTNGQNRLYWHWSPDYHWEMDHPVRGYDECLIVYILAASSPTYPVSPEVYHRGWKEGEHYLNGNTYYGITLPLGFPYGGPLFFSHYSFLGLDPRGLHDSHTSYWEQNRNHTLINYRHCVENPNGFKGYSDRCWGLTASDNHLGYSAHSPTNDLGVITPTAALSSFPYTPEESMKALRFFYDELGERLFGEYGFYDAFSIHHDWYADNYLAIDQGPIVVMIENYRSGLLWELFMRNPEIHSGLRSLGFFYNHD; this is encoded by the coding sequence ATGTTCAAGCCAGGAGTAAATGACATCATTATTAAGGCTGCTTTCTTATTCGCGTTGATATTAACCGGGTGCGGTGATACGTTAAGGACCGGAGCCCTGACAGATGAAGCACTGCTTGATAAGGTCCAGGAGCAGACCCTGAGATACTTCACCGATTTTGCTCATCCCGAAAGTGGCATGGCTGTTGAAAGAAGTGATGAAAGGCACTATTCCAACGATGTTGTCACGACCGGGGGAACCGGTTTCGGCATTATGGCTGTTATCGCTGGAGTTGAGCGCGGATTCGTCAGCCGGGAGGATGCCCTGGAACAACTGACCAGGATCGTCGGCTTCCTGGAGCGGAGTGAACGCTATCATGGAGCCTGGTCACACTGGTACTACGGATCTACCGGCAAAACCCGTCCCTTCAGTGAAAAGGACAACGGTGGCGACATTGTTGAAACGGCTTTCCTTTTGCAGGGACTGCTGACGGCACGGGAGTATTTCGACGGAAACAGTCCCGGTGAAATAACCCTGCGCGAGACAATCACCCGGTTGTGGCACGATGTGAACTGGCAATGGTACACAAACGGACAGAACCGGCTATACTGGCACTGGTCGCCCGATTACCACTGGGAAATGGATCATCCTGTCAGAGGGTATGACGAATGTCTGATAGTTTACATATTGGCTGCATCATCTCCCACCTACCCTGTATCTCCGGAGGTGTATCACCGGGGATGGAAAGAGGGTGAGCATTATCTTAACGGCAATACCTATTACGGGATCACCCTCCCCCTGGGATTTCCTTACGGGGGCCCGTTGTTTTTCAGCCACTACTCATTTCTCGGTCTTGACCCGCGTGGATTGCATGATTCGCATACAAGCTACTGGGAACAGAACCGGAACCATACACTGATAAATTACCGGCATTGTGTCGAAAACCCCAACGGCTTTAAGGGGTACTCGGACAGGTGCTGGGGTCTCACGGCCAGCGATAACCACCTGGGTTATTCTGCGCACAGTCCCACCAACGACCTGGGAGTGATTACACCCACTGCCGCCCTTTCATCATTCCCTTATACCCCCGAAGAGTCGATGAAGGCGCTTCGTTTTTTTTACGATGAGCTGGGAGAGAGGCTTTTCGGCGAATATGGTTTTTATGATGCCTTTTCGATCCATCATGACTGGTACGCCGATAATTACCTGGCAATAGACCAGGGACCGATAGTGGTGATGATTGAAAATTACCGTTCAGGCCTGTTGTGGGAACTCTTTATGAGAAACCCGGAAATACATAGCGGACTTAGGTCCCTGGGTTTTTTTTACAACCACGATTGA
- a CDS encoding SDR family NAD(P)-dependent oxidoreductase, whose amino-acid sequence MILMTSQTFTLITGGSAGIGKAFAIECARRGHNLLLVALPGPELEETADYIRSSYPVKVHSLGIDLTHSQSPLNTYNWCIENGYKVNILINNAGVGGTSEFESSNEEYIDQTIQLNIRALVLLSRYFIPLLKENEESFILNVSSLSAFFTIPYKSVYAASKSFVLAFSDALQIELDNTTVKVCVVCPAGVDTTPETNERIKAHGFFGKITQINSERLAWFTLNKMFKGKTVIIPNRFNMFIWFLSKIVPERIKRLIVHREFRKEFCF is encoded by the coding sequence TTGATACTGATGACCAGTCAGACTTTCACTCTGATAACCGGGGGGAGCGCCGGCATTGGAAAGGCGTTTGCAATTGAATGTGCCAGACGCGGTCATAATCTTTTGCTGGTGGCGCTGCCCGGTCCCGAACTCGAGGAAACGGCAGATTATATCAGAAGTTCATACCCCGTAAAAGTGCATTCACTGGGCATTGACCTGACGCATTCCCAGTCACCACTAAATACATATAACTGGTGTATTGAGAACGGGTATAAAGTAAATATTTTGATAAACAACGCTGGTGTCGGCGGTACATCTGAGTTCGAATCTTCAAATGAAGAATATATTGATCAAACAATTCAACTGAATATCAGAGCGCTTGTATTGCTCTCCAGATACTTCATTCCTCTTTTAAAGGAAAATGAAGAATCATTTATTCTGAATGTCAGTAGTTTGTCAGCTTTTTTCACCATACCTTATAAAAGCGTATATGCTGCCTCAAAATCTTTCGTGCTGGCATTTTCCGATGCTCTGCAAATAGAGCTTGACAATACGACAGTGAAGGTTTGTGTGGTTTGCCCGGCTGGCGTCGATACCACTCCGGAAACTAATGAGCGTATTAAGGCCCATGGATTTTTCGGAAAGATTACGCAAATCAATTCTGAAAGGCTTGCCTGGTTCACCCTGAATAAAATGTTTAAGGGGAAAACGGTAATAATACCCAACAGGTTTAATATGTTTATCTGGTTTTTGAGCAAAATAGTTCCTGAACGGATAAAACGGTTGATTGTGCACCGTGAATTCAGGAAAGAATTTTGCTTTTAA
- a CDS encoding type II toxin-antitoxin system prevent-host-death family antitoxin, translated as MIAANFTEFRTHLKDYLDSVENDKETLIIKRKTGKGAVMISLEEYNSIMETLHLLSSQKNATRLFESIEQIKSGKTFQKELIEE; from the coding sequence ATGATAGCAGCTAATTTTACAGAATTTAGAACACATCTAAAGGATTATCTCGATAGTGTGGAGAATGACAAGGAGACTCTCATTATTAAGAGGAAAACAGGCAAGGGAGCAGTAATGATTTCACTTGAAGAGTATAACTCAATAATGGAGACATTACATCTTCTTAGTTCTCAAAAGAATGCTACCAGGTTATTTGAATCAATTGAACAAATAAAAAGTGGGAAGACATTCCAGAAGGAACTGATTGAAGAATGA
- a CDS encoding Txe/YoeB family addiction module toxin — MKRIIFSKNAWEDYTSWQTHEKKTLKKINSLIKDIQSSPYEGIGKPEPLKYDLAGLWSRRIDREHRIVYSVEEEDLFIYSCRYHYDNK; from the coding sequence ATGAAAAGAATCATTTTCTCAAAAAATGCATGGGAAGATTACACATCCTGGCAGACTCACGAAAAGAAGACATTAAAGAAGATTAATTCTCTAATTAAGGATATCCAGTCCTCACCATATGAAGGTATCGGGAAACCCGAACCCCTAAAGTACGACCTCGCCGGTCTATGGTCCAGACGAATTGACAGAGAGCACAGAATTGTATATAGTGTAGAAGAAGAAGATCTGTTTATCTATAGTTGCAGATACCACTATGACAATAAATAA
- the arsB gene encoding arsenical-resistance protein, producing MTNSYEKVTIPDKPKKTIGLFEKYLTIWVALGILAGILIGHIAGDSIEIISSMEIARVNIPVAILIWLMIYPMMLQIDFSSIRNIRKRPRGIVWTVIINWLIKPFTMAFFAWIFFTKVYAAWIDPALAGEYIAGAIILGAAPCTAMVFVWSYLSDGDPNYTLVQVSVNNLIILVAFIPIVGLLLGITDVIIPYDTLVASVVIFVVVPLVAGVITQRILMKSKGEEWFKKEFLPRLKPVSIIALLITLVLLFAFQGQNILNNPLIILLAAVPLVIQTYFIFFIAWYGGKKLKLPHAVCAPAAMIGASNFFELAVAVAIALFGLQSPAALVTVVGVLVEVPVMLSLVAFANRKKF from the coding sequence ATGACAAATAGTTACGAAAAGGTAACGATACCCGATAAACCAAAAAAAACCATCGGACTTTTTGAAAAGTACCTTACAATCTGGGTTGCTCTCGGAATTCTTGCAGGTATTCTGATAGGTCATATTGCCGGCGACAGCATTGAAATAATAAGCAGCATGGAGATAGCAAGGGTGAATATACCGGTTGCCATTCTTATCTGGCTGATGATTTACCCCATGATGCTCCAGATAGATTTTTCAAGTATCAGGAATATCAGAAAAAGGCCCAGGGGAATAGTGTGGACCGTAATAATTAACTGGCTGATAAAACCCTTTACCATGGCGTTTTTTGCGTGGATATTTTTCACCAAGGTTTATGCTGCGTGGATTGATCCGGCCTTAGCCGGGGAATATATTGCCGGCGCCATTATTCTGGGTGCAGCCCCCTGTACCGCCATGGTATTTGTATGGTCCTACCTTTCCGATGGAGACCCGAATTACACTCTTGTACAGGTCTCCGTAAACAATTTGATCATCCTTGTGGCATTTATTCCCATCGTTGGCTTGTTACTTGGAATAACAGATGTGATCATTCCTTATGACACACTGGTCGCCAGTGTAGTGATCTTCGTGGTTGTTCCTCTTGTTGCCGGGGTTATCACCCAGCGGATCCTTATGAAATCAAAGGGAGAAGAGTGGTTTAAGAAAGAATTCCTTCCCAGGTTAAAGCCGGTAAGCATTATAGCCCTTTTGATAACTCTTGTTCTGTTGTTTGCATTCCAGGGACAGAATATCCTGAACAATCCGCTGATAATTTTGCTTGCTGCCGTGCCGCTCGTGATACAGACCTACTTTATCTTTTTTATTGCCTGGTACGGCGGAAAAAAACTGAAGCTTCCACATGCCGTTTGTGCACCTGCAGCCATGATAGGCGCCAGTAATTTCTTTGAACTGGCAGTTGCCGTGGCTATTGCCCTGTTCGGACTGCAATCACCCGCTGCGCTGGTTACGGTTGTAGGGGTACTTGTTGAAGTGCCTGTCATGCTTTCACTTGTTGCCTTTGCCAACAGGAAGAAGTTTTGA
- a CDS encoding beta-glucosidase produces the protein MIIRSDIYAFILLFFLVSCGREHDDDIPGENGNNDNDVSEVCPPLSRVIAEEMPLDELLDKVQMQTLKYFWDFAEPVSGMARERNTSGNLVTTGGTGFGIMAMIAGAEREFIGREDVLERVLKIGNFLFNAERYHGAWAHWIDGTTGKTIPFSEKDNGGDLVETAFLVQGLLSAREYFDGETPLEDSLRALIDTLWHGVDWQWYTRGENVLYWHWSPEYEFEINLPVRGWNEALIVYILAAASPTYPVSPEVYHHGWARNGDIVNGRNFYNIRLPLGVDFGGPLFFAHYSFMGLDPRGLNDSYADYWEQNRSHSLINHRYCIANPKNFCHYSDSLWGITASDDPEVGYQAHAPFGNHGTDNGTIAPTAALSSMPYTPEESRKALNTFYYYLYDDLWGNYGFRDAFNFEHEWFAGSYLAIDQGPIVVMIENYRSGLLWDVFMRNEHIHRGLDALGFYYD, from the coding sequence ATGATCATCAGATCTGATATTTACGCGTTTATTCTTCTTTTCTTCCTTGTTTCCTGCGGAAGAGAGCATGATGATGATATCCCGGGTGAAAACGGCAATAACGATAACGACGTATCAGAGGTTTGTCCGCCGCTTTCCAGGGTCATCGCGGAGGAGATGCCCCTGGATGAACTGCTTGATAAGGTGCAGATGCAAACACTGAAATATTTCTGGGATTTTGCCGAGCCGGTATCCGGTATGGCGCGCGAACGAAACACGTCGGGGAACCTTGTTACAACCGGAGGAACCGGTTTTGGCATAATGGCCATGATAGCGGGTGCCGAACGGGAATTCATAGGGAGGGAAGATGTGCTTGAAAGGGTGCTGAAAATCGGCAATTTCCTTTTTAATGCGGAGCGTTACCATGGCGCCTGGGCACACTGGATAGACGGAACAACCGGCAAAACGATCCCCTTCAGCGAGAAAGACAACGGTGGCGACCTGGTTGAAACAGCCTTTCTTGTGCAGGGGCTTTTATCGGCCAGGGAGTATTTTGACGGTGAAACGCCTTTGGAAGATTCTCTCAGGGCCCTTATTGATACCTTATGGCATGGTGTTGACTGGCAGTGGTACACCCGCGGGGAGAATGTTCTCTACTGGCACTGGTCGCCCGAATACGAATTTGAGATCAACCTGCCGGTGCGCGGCTGGAATGAGGCGCTGATCGTCTATATACTGGCTGCCGCCTCGCCCACTTATCCTGTATCACCGGAGGTTTACCATCATGGATGGGCGCGTAACGGCGATATTGTCAACGGAAGGAACTTTTACAACATCCGGCTTCCGCTGGGAGTTGATTTTGGAGGCCCGCTCTTTTTCGCCCATTACTCTTTTATGGGGCTTGATCCGCGCGGGTTAAATGACAGTTATGCGGACTACTGGGAGCAGAACCGCAGCCACAGCCTTATCAACCACAGGTATTGTATTGCAAATCCAAAAAATTTCTGCCACTACAGCGACTCATTATGGGGCATTACCGCCAGTGATGATCCTGAGGTTGGTTACCAGGCCCATGCCCCCTTTGGTAACCATGGCACAGACAATGGTACGATTGCTCCCACTGCGGCTCTTTCATCAATGCCATATACACCTGAGGAGAGCAGGAAGGCGCTGAACACTTTCTATTACTATCTGTACGATGATCTGTGGGGCAATTACGGGTTCAGGGATGCCTTCAATTTTGAGCATGAATGGTTTGCCGGCAGTTACCTGGCAATTGACCAGGGCCCCATTGTTGTAATGATCGAGAATTACCGGAGCGGCCTCCTTTGGGATGTGTTCATGAGAAATGAACATATTCATAGGGGACTTGATGCTCTCGGCTTTTACTATGACTGA
- a CDS encoding LamG domain-containing protein — MKNLRLLLWIFLAVAVSFAACSKEDDDVDPENGDNGNGNGEMPTSADTVAVDNRVAFFRFNGNEDDEDGNTTIGANVQYTFDRHGRENSAYKGTATSGIMITDPDELRVSSITVSMWLRAQQMAGGTNFILSFIDPEMDWNAGYAIWQEGSERGDTLRYKAVTRHHDSDVFAWTDTDHGVLRDVLFPSSRWYHFVYAYNGENSIREMYINGQQISRDTLIAGDTPMGPITVPESASIFYIGRNPNTAHEWIGNYTGDLDDLRIFNVALTEEQVGRIYEAEKPE, encoded by the coding sequence ATGAAAAACCTGAGATTATTATTGTGGATTTTTCTGGCAGTAGCTGTTTCATTTGCAGCCTGCTCAAAAGAAGACGATGACGTTGATCCTGAAAATGGTGATAACGGTAATGGAAACGGGGAGATGCCTACTTCTGCCGATACGGTAGCTGTTGACAACCGGGTTGCTTTTTTCCGGTTTAACGGGAATGAAGATGATGAAGACGGTAATACAACAATCGGGGCAAATGTTCAATATACATTTGACCGTCACGGCAGGGAAAACTCAGCTTACAAGGGAACAGCAACATCAGGCATCATGATTACAGACCCTGATGAACTGAGAGTAAGCAGTATTACAGTAAGCATGTGGCTCCGTGCCCAGCAGATGGCCGGCGGAACCAACTTTATCCTCTCATTCATCGACCCGGAAATGGACTGGAACGCCGGTTATGCCATATGGCAGGAAGGAAGCGAGAGAGGCGACACCCTTCGTTACAAGGCTGTTACCCGTCATCATGATTCAGATGTTTTTGCGTGGACCGACACCGACCATGGAGTTCTCAGGGATGTTCTGTTTCCCAGTTCGAGATGGTATCATTTCGTGTATGCATATAACGGAGAAAACAGTATTAGGGAAATGTATATAAACGGTCAACAGATATCCAGGGATACACTGATTGCCGGCGACACCCCGATGGGGCCTATAACGGTACCTGAAAGTGCTTCAATATTTTATATCGGAAGGAATCCCAATACGGCACACGAATGGATCGGTAATTATACAGGAGACCTGGATGATCTGAGGATATTCAACGTGGCACTGACGGAAGAGCAGGTCGGACGTATATATGAAGCTGAAAAGCCTGAATAG
- a CDS encoding arsenate reductase ArsC, with translation MKILILCTGNSCRSQMAHGFMESFDNRLIVRSAGTEASGQLNKKAVEVMKDIGIDISHHTSDPVDKYLGDEWDYVITVCGGANENCPVFTGNVKKRLHIGFDDPSHVTGTEEYIHSEFIRVRNEIKEGFFKLYKEEIKPQL, from the coding sequence ATGAAGATACTTATCCTTTGCACCGGAAATTCATGCCGCAGCCAGATGGCACACGGATTTATGGAATCATTTGATAACAGGTTGATTGTACGCTCTGCCGGAACGGAAGCTTCAGGACAGCTTAATAAGAAGGCTGTTGAAGTGATGAAAGATATTGGCATCGATATAAGTCACCACACTTCCGACCCTGTGGATAAATACCTGGGAGATGAATGGGACTATGTCATAACAGTATGCGGAGGGGCTAATGAAAACTGCCCGGTATTTACGGGTAATGTAAAAAAACGTCTCCATATAGGCTTTGACGACCCCTCCCATGTTACCGGAACTGAAGAATATATTCACAGCGAATTTATCCGTGTCAGGAATGAGATAAAGGAAGGCTTTTTCAAACTGTATAAAGAAGAAATTAAACCTCAATTATAG
- a CDS encoding ArsR family transcriptional regulator: MAATKVSLFGKELQASAAMFKALGHPARLAILKYLAEIKTCISGDISDELPLSRTTVNQHLKELKKVGLISGTVDGVKTNYCLNTATVDLLEKTLSSFIEEIKTDPGIIKTENDCC; encoded by the coding sequence ATGGCAGCAACAAAGGTTTCATTGTTCGGAAAAGAACTTCAGGCCAGCGCCGCAATGTTCAAGGCACTCGGACACCCGGCCCGGCTGGCTATACTAAAATATCTTGCAGAGATAAAGACATGCATCAGCGGTGATATATCCGATGAGTTGCCTCTGAGCAGGACAACCGTGAACCAGCACCTGAAGGAGCTTAAAAAAGTTGGCCTGATCTCCGGTACAGTTGACGGGGTTAAAACAAATTATTGCCTTAATACGGCCACCGTGGACTTGCTGGAAAAAACACTCTCATCATTTATTGAGGAGATAAAAACTGATCCCGGAATTATAAAAACTGAAAATGATTGTTGTTGA